In the Lactobacillus paragasseri genome, GTTGATTATGTAATGACAATTGAAACTAAGGGGATTGCTATCGCGCAAGCAGTTAGTCGCTTTTTAAACGTACCATTTGTGATGGTTAGAAGAAGACCTAAAATTACTGAAGGATCAACAATCTCGGTTAACTACGTTGCTTCGTCAAGTGAACGAGTTGAAAAAATGGAATTAGCAAAAAGACTACTTCCAGAAGGAAGCAATGTATTAATTGTTGATGACTTCATGAAAGGCGGCGGAACTTTAACTGGGATGGAAGAACTAGTTAAGGAATTTAAGGGAACAGTTGCTGGAATGTGCGTTCTCTGTGAGACAAAATACGCTTCTCAAAAGGTCGTAGATGATTATCAATCACTGATTAAGATTACTGAAGTTGACAGAACTAAAAAGCTAATTAAAGTGCGGCCAGGTAATTTCTTAGAGCAGACGGACTTCAATCGTTTTCCAAAATGATATACTGATAGTTGTTTAAATATAAAAATTGAAGGGATATAAAACTAATGAATAAGTATATTGTTATCTTAGCTGCTGGAAAAGGTACCCGCATGAAGTCCCAACTTTACAAGGTATTACACAAGGTTTGCGGTAAAACTATGGTAGAGCATGTGGTGGATGCTGCTAAGGGCACTAATCCAGATAAGATTATTACTGTAGTTGGAAATGGTGCAGATAGCGTTAAAGATGTTTTATCAGGTCAATCAGACTTTGCTTTTCAAAAGCAACAATTAGGTACTGGCGATGCTGTACTGGCAGCTAGTGATTTATTAGCAAATCTTGAGGGTTCAACTTTAGTTGCTACTGGTGATACTCCGTTATTTACTGCTGAAACTTTTAACAACTTATTTAAGAAGCATGAAGAAAGTGGAAATAGCGCAACTGTTTTAACTGCAAAAGCGCCAAATCCATTTGGTTACGGCCGTATTATTCGTGACGAAGATGGAAATGTTTTAAGAATTGTTGAACAAAAAGATGGTACGCCAGAAGAATTAGCAGTAGATGAAATTAATACTGGTGTCTTTTGCTTTGATAATAAAGAACTATTTAAGGCTTTAAAACAAGTTGGCAATGACAACGCTCAAGGCGAATATTACTTAACTGATGTTTTAGAAATTATGCGTAAAGCTGGTCATAAAGTTGGTGCGTATGAAATGCCAGATTTTAGTGAGAGCTTAGGAGTTAATGACCGAATTGCTCTTGCTCAGGCAACTAAGATTATGCAAAGAAGGATTAATGAAGAGCACATGAGGAATGGTGTTTCATTTATTGATCCAGATACAGCATATATTGATAGTGACGTTAAGATCGGTAATGACACTGTTATTGAAGGAAACGTTGTTATTAAAGGAAACACTGAAATTGGCAGTGACTGTTATATTACTAATAGTTCAAGAATAGTTGATTCTAAGATTGGTAATCATGTTACTATTACTTCTTCAACTCTTCAAGAAGCTCAAATGGATGATAATACTGATATTGGACCTAATTCTCACCTTCGTCCAAAGGCAATTATTAGAAAAGGTGCTCATATCGGAAACTTTGTTGAGATCAAGAAAGCTGAAATTGGTGAAAATAGTAAAGTAGGACACTTAACCTATGTTGGGGATGCTACTTTAGGTAAAGATATTAATATTGGCTGTGGTACTATTTTCTCTAACTATGATGGTGTGAAGAAGTTCCATACTAATGTGGGGGATCATTCATTCATTGGTGCTGGTGCTACGATTATTGCCCCAGTTAATATTGCAGATCATGCATTTGTTGCAGCTGACTCAACTATTACTAAAGATGTTGAACGCTATGATATGGCAATTGCTAGGGGAAGACAAACGAACAAGCCTGATTACTGGCATAAGTTACCGCTCTCAAAAGATAAAGAATGGGAATAAATTAAAAGAAGTTGTTAAACACAACTTCTTTTTTTGCTATTTACAAGCGTAAAGGATATTTTTTTGCTATTATTAAGTATGGAATTGTAATTTTTCAGTGGAGGAAATTATGTCTCAATTAGACAAAGAAATCAAAATTTTTGCGCTTAACTCTAATAAGCCTTTAGCAGAAAAAATTGCTGATAAGGTTGGAGTTAAGCTTGGTAAATCTGATGTTAAACGTTTCAGCGATGGTGAAATCCAAATTAACATCGATGAGTCAGTTCGTGGTAAAGATGTTTACTTGGTACAATCAACTTCAGCTCCAGTAAATGATAATTTAATGGAATTATTGATCATGATTGATGCTGTTAAACGTGCATCAGCTAGAAGCGTAAACTTAGTTATGCCTTACTACGGATATGCACGTCAAGATCGAAAGACCCGTGCACGTGAGCCAATTACAGCTAAGTTAGTAGCTGATATGTTGCAAAAAGCTGGTGCTGATCGAGTTCTTTCGCTTGATTTACATGCCCCACAAATCCAAGGATTCTTCGATATTCCAGTTGATAATTTAATGGGTGCCCCACTCCTTGCTGACTATTTCTTGAGTCATGAATTAGAAAAAGATGCTGTTGTAGTTTCACCTGACCATGGTGGCGTAACTAGAGCAAGAAAATTAGCAGAATTTCTTAAGACTCCAATTGCTATTGTGGACAAACGCCGTCCAAAGGCAAATGTTGCTGAAGTTATGAATATTATTGGTGATGTAGAAGGCAAACGTGCAATCATTATTGATGATATGATTGATACCGCAGGTACCATTACCTTAGCTTCTCAAGCTTTAATGGATGCTGGTGCAACTGAAGTTTATGCATCTGCAACTCATGCTGTTTTGTCTGGTCCAGCAATTGAGCGTTTAAATAATTCTCCTATTAAGAAATTGATTTTAACTGACTCAATCAATCAACCTGAAGAAAAAGACTTGTCTAAGGCTGAAATTGTTTCTGTTGGGCCATTGATGGGTGAAGCAATTAAATTGATCCAAGAACATAAACCAGTTAGTCCACTGTTTAATACTCGTTTTCAATCACATAACTAAATGAACTATAAGGTGATACCTATAAGTAGGTATCGCCTTTTTTTATTGCTTTAAAAATAATAGTTTTAATTTTTAGACTCGCTAAGCGTTTACATTATTAGAATAATTACGGTAATATTAAGTTATACAGTTTTAAAAAAGGACTTAGAAGTATTATGACTACTTTATCTGATGTAGCAAAAAAAGCTAGCGTGTCTAAGATGACGGTATCACGCGTCATTAATCATCCTCAACAGGTTACGCCTGAATTAAGAAAAATTGTCGAACAGGCAATGGAACAACTAAATTATCATCCAAATTCAGTTGCTAGTGCACTAGCCCACCACCGTACAAATGTAGTTAAATTAGTAATTCTGGAGGATATTGATACAACTGAACCTTACTACATGAATTTACTTTTCGGGATTGCTAGTGGATTAGGTAAAAAACACTATGCACTACAGTTAGCAACCGATAGTGAGGTTGGTGGCGGCGATGGTTATATTATCACAGGTGGCAGAGCAAATGATGCCAAATGGCTGGACCAATTAAATAAACCATTTGTGTTATTCGGTGAAAATCGCTATGGCTATGATTTTATTGATACCGATAATAAATTAGGTGAACAAATAGCCACACAATATGCTCTGGATAAAAATTATCAATCAATTGTTTTCATTGGAATTGATGAAAAAGAGCCTTTTGAATATTCGAGAGAAGCTGGATATATCAACACCTTGCAGAAGCATAATATGATTCCTAAGATTTTTAGAATCCAAAATCATAGTAGTTTAGCTGAAAAACTAATTATTAGTAATTGGAAAAAGTTTGCCCCCAACACTTGTTTTATTTGTGCAAGTGACCGAATAGCGGTTGGGGTTGTACGTGCTATTCAAAGAAAAAATGGAAATATTCCACGGGATTTTGGAATTATTGGCTTCGATGGAGTTTTCTTAGATCAGGTATCAAATCCTAAGTTAACAACTATTAAACAAAATTTATTTAAGTTAGGTGAACTCTTAGCAGAAATGATTTTGCAAAAGATTCAACAAGGCGGAGCTCAGCAGGGCGAGGTTCTTATTGAACCGGAATTAATAAAAAGTGAATCTACTAGAATTTAAGAAGCTATGGATGAGCTTCTTTTTTTGATACCGGTAACATTTAAATAGCATTGTAAGCGCTTAAAATTATTGCTTAAAATAGGATTTATGGAGGAAGTTTATTATGAGACATTGGTATGACCAAGCAATTATTTATCAAATTTATCCTAAGTCTTTCCAGGATTCTAATGGTGATGGTATTGGTGACCTAAATGGTATTAGGAAAAGAATACCGTATTTGAAGGAATTAGGGGTTAATGCTGTCTGGCTGAATCCGGTCTTTGTTTCCCCGCAAGTTGATAATGGCTATGATGTATCAAACTATTTTGCCATTGATCCCAAAATGGGAACTATGGAAGATATGGATAATTTAATCAAGGAAATGCATGAAGCTGGAATTCATGTAATTATGGATTTTGTTTTAAATCATACGTCTGATCAACATCCCTGGTTTCAAGATGCCATTAAAAATCCTGATAGTATTTATCGGGACTATTATATTTTTGCCGGCCAAAATAATCAGCGACCAAATAATTGGGGAAGCTTTTTTGGAGGTAGTGTTTGGGAAAAAGATCCTGCTGGAACAGGACAGTTTTATTTTCATCTTTTTGATAAAAGAATGCCTGATTTGAACTGGAAAAATCCTGAAGTTAGACATGCAATGAGTGAAATTGCAAAGTATTGGCTAGAAAAAGGAATTGATGGTTTGAGATTAGATGCCTTTATTCATATTGCTAAAGCAGACTTAAGACAGAATTTCCCAGTTAATAGTAAAGCTGAAGAACCCGTAGTAGCCGAACCATTTTTTGCTAACTTACCGCAAGTACAAAAATGGATGCGACCTTTCTGTGAGGAAATAAAGCAAGATTATCCTGATGCACTCTTGTTAGGAGAAGCAGCGAGTGCGAATGTTAATTTAGCAGTCGATTATACAAATAAAGATAACC is a window encoding:
- the purR gene encoding pur operon repressor, giving the protein MKRSERLVDMVKYLLARPHTLIALPFFADRYGAAKSSISEDLAILRQTLASDQNGILETVAGAAGGVRYIPFVGKKEATNYLHDLADRIEDPDRILPGNFVYLSDILGSPQDLQQIGQLIATKYAYSNVDYVMTIETKGIAIAQAVSRFLNVPFVMVRRRPKITEGSTISVNYVASSSERVEKMELAKRLLPEGSNVLIVDDFMKGGGTLTGMEELVKEFKGTVAGMCVLCETKYASQKVVDDYQSLIKITEVDRTKKLIKVRPGNFLEQTDFNRFPK
- the glmU gene encoding bifunctional UDP-N-acetylglucosamine diphosphorylase/glucosamine-1-phosphate N-acetyltransferase GlmU, with the translated sequence MNKYIVILAAGKGTRMKSQLYKVLHKVCGKTMVEHVVDAAKGTNPDKIITVVGNGADSVKDVLSGQSDFAFQKQQLGTGDAVLAASDLLANLEGSTLVATGDTPLFTAETFNNLFKKHEESGNSATVLTAKAPNPFGYGRIIRDEDGNVLRIVEQKDGTPEELAVDEINTGVFCFDNKELFKALKQVGNDNAQGEYYLTDVLEIMRKAGHKVGAYEMPDFSESLGVNDRIALAQATKIMQRRINEEHMRNGVSFIDPDTAYIDSDVKIGNDTVIEGNVVIKGNTEIGSDCYITNSSRIVDSKIGNHVTITSSTLQEAQMDDNTDIGPNSHLRPKAIIRKGAHIGNFVEIKKAEIGENSKVGHLTYVGDATLGKDINIGCGTIFSNYDGVKKFHTNVGDHSFIGAGATIIAPVNIADHAFVAADSTITKDVERYDMAIARGRQTNKPDYWHKLPLSKDKEWE
- a CDS encoding ribose-phosphate diphosphokinase: MSQLDKEIKIFALNSNKPLAEKIADKVGVKLGKSDVKRFSDGEIQINIDESVRGKDVYLVQSTSAPVNDNLMELLIMIDAVKRASARSVNLVMPYYGYARQDRKTRAREPITAKLVADMLQKAGADRVLSLDLHAPQIQGFFDIPVDNLMGAPLLADYFLSHELEKDAVVVSPDHGGVTRARKLAEFLKTPIAIVDKRRPKANVAEVMNIIGDVEGKRAIIIDDMIDTAGTITLASQALMDAGATEVYASATHAVLSGPAIERLNNSPIKKLILTDSINQPEEKDLSKAEIVSVGPLMGEAIKLIQEHKPVSPLFNTRFQSHN
- a CDS encoding LacI family DNA-binding transcriptional regulator; the protein is MTTLSDVAKKASVSKMTVSRVINHPQQVTPELRKIVEQAMEQLNYHPNSVASALAHHRTNVVKLVILEDIDTTEPYYMNLLFGIASGLGKKHYALQLATDSEVGGGDGYIITGGRANDAKWLDQLNKPFVLFGENRYGYDFIDTDNKLGEQIATQYALDKNYQSIVFIGIDEKEPFEYSREAGYINTLQKHNMIPKIFRIQNHSSLAEKLIISNWKKFAPNTCFICASDRIAVGVVRAIQRKNGNIPRDFGIIGFDGVFLDQVSNPKLTTIKQNLFKLGELLAEMILQKIQQGGAQQGEVLIEPELIKSESTRI